gcctcaaagtcctgagttcaagtgatgttcttgcctcagcctcccaatgtgctgggatctcaggcatgagccaccatgcccggcctgaaagCAAGCTTTCTTATCCTATCACTGACCTTTATCAACTCTAGTCAAATAGTCTGTGGCCTCCCAAGTGTCCCTCAGTAGTGATGCTTTGGATCCTGAGTCCTCCCACATGGAGAGCTCACCGACTGGGGTGCATTTCCCACTGAGAAAGCATGGTTATGGAAACTGTCctcttttttacaaaaacaggatTGGAGGTGCTTTCTGGGGTGTCCTCCTACCAAGCAGCGTGTTGAAGGCCTCATAGCGCTTAGGCAGCACGGGTGACACTCGCTGTCGTTTGAGCTTCATCTTGAGCCCACACAGGGTGTCCAGCACCCAGGTCTCCTCAGGCTCAGGGGCCCGCTCCTTCTTTATCTCCTCCTTCAGCTCCTCCTCAGATTCGCCTGACCAGTCCCTCTTCTTTTGCCAAGAAAGGAAATTAGGCGGGCTGGAATCTACCCAAGGAGATGAGTAAAGAAAGCAGGTCACCGTGTAATACTTCTGCAACTGATCACCTTAGACCCCAACCCAAAACCCCAATGCACTCTCCATCCTCCCCAGCCCCGCAGACTGTTGGCTTCTGTGAGCCATTTTTCCATCTTTCTCCCTTGCTGAACCCGATgtgtctctccttctcctccccattCTTCCATCTTTCTGTCCTCAgaatgctttctttccttccctagtCCCTGGATCTCTgactccctcctttttttttttttttggtgagacaaagtctttctctgtcacccaggctggagtgtagtgttgccatctcggcttgctgcaaactccatctcccgtgttccagtgattctcctgcctcagccccaccaggtatctgggattacaggtgcccactacaattcccagctcatttttgtattttttgtagagacaggattttaccatgttggccaggctggtctcaaactcctggcctcaagtgatccacccgccttagcctcccaaagtgctgggattacaggtgtgaggcactgcgctCTGagtcccttctttcttccctaatACCCTCCTCAAGTGTTCCTTTCTGATGACTGggttcttctgtctttttttgttttttttccacacagggtctcactccctcACCAAGACTGGagcgcattctcagctcactgcaacctccaccttccaggctcaagcgcttctcctgcctcagcctcctgagtagctgggattacaggtgtgcagcagtATTACCAGGatcatgtttgtgtttttagtagagatagggttccacCGTGTCGGCCacgctggattcaaactcctgacctcaggtgatccacccacctcagcctcccaaagtgctgggattacaggtgtgagccactgcgcccggcccccttcCTTTATCTTAGTCAATCCTCTTccacctcttcttcctccagTTCCCTCACCTGATGGTCTGGGCACTTCATCATCTACCACCTCCAGAGGGAGCACCCCAAGGTGCTAGGCTCGGGGCTCCTCTCCTCAACCTGTGGCTGCGGTTGACATCTAGCCATGATCTCTCCCAAACTCTGTTTCCTCCCATGGAACCTAGTCCCTGTTCTATCCAAAGCCTTCTTCCAGACTCGACTAGGACCCAGAAGAGTGCATTCTGTATTCTCAAGGCTGGGTAGCAGTCGGGAGGGAGTGGAGAACAGCTCTGAGAAGATGCTGTCGTCCACCTGAGCTCCCAAGTGCCAACAAAGTTCAGTCCATCAGGAAGACTGGAATCTCTCATGTCACTGGTTATTCCAAGCTGGCAGCCAGGTTGAAGACAAACATaggaggtgggcatggtggctcatgtctgtaatcccagcactttgggaagccgaggcgagcgtgaggtcaggagttcaaggccatcctggctaccacagtgaaacctcatctctactaaaaatataaaaaattagccagcgtggtgtgatcctggcctgtaatcccagctactcgggacgctgaggcaggatagTCGCTTacatccaggaggcggaggttgtagtgagccaagatcacaccattgcagtccagcctgggtgatagggcaagactgcctctaaaaagcaaataaagtcaGCAAGAGACATTAAGATTCAGAGCGCACAGCTGAAagtgctttctgtgtttttttattttgtctttatttttatttattttttggagacagagtctcactgtgtcacccaggctggaatgcagtggcaccatctcggctcacttgcaacctctgcctccctggttcaagtgattctcctgcctcagcctcctgagtagctgggattacaggcttgcgccaccacacctgtctaattttctATGTtgagtagcgacagggtttcaccatgttggtcaggctggtctccaactcctgacctcaggtgatctacccaccttggcctcccaaagtgctgggattacaggcatgagctaccgtgcctggcctttgtttttctgagacagggttttgcactgtcacccaggctggagttcagtggtgcagtcatagctcactgcagcctccaagtcctgagttcaagcgatgctcttgcctcagcctcccaatgtgctgggatctccggcatgagccacaacgcctaGCCTGAGACCAGACTTTCTTATCCCAATCACAGACCCTTATCAAGTCTAGCCGAGTCCTCTATGGCCTCCTAAGCGTTCCTCATAAGTGATGCTTCGGAACGTCAAGTCCTCCTGCATGGAGAGCTCACCCACTTCGGGGCATGTTTTTCCCATGTGAAAAGTGTAGTTATGGgaagcttcttttttaaaagaacaggatTGGAGGTGCTCTCTGGGGTGTCCTCTTACCAGGCAGCCTGTTAAAAGCCTTGTAGTCCTCAGGGGGCACGGGTGACACTGGCTCTTGCTTTAACTCAATCTTGAGCCCAGACAGGGGGTCCAGCACCCAGGTCTCCTCAGGCTTCTTGTCTGTCTCCTCCTTGGGCTCCTCCTTAGATTCGTCCGACCACTCCCTCTTCATGTTCCGGTAAAGGAACTCACTCGGGGTGTCGGGATCTACCCAAGGGATTGAGTAAAGAAAGCAGGCCACGGTGTAATTAACGATTCTGCAGTTGATCACCTTAGACCCCGACCCAAAACCCCAAACCGCTCTCCATCCTCCCAGCCCCACAGGCTGCTGGCTTCTCCCTTGCTGAACCCCAtgtgcctctcctcctccccattcttccatttctcctcagaatgcttcctcatttccttcccTGGTCCCTGGCTCTCtgagtccctcttttttttttttttttttaagacagagtcttgctttgtcacccaagctggagtgtagtggtggctttttagctcactgcagccttcatctcctgggttccagtgattctcctgcctcagcctcccaagtagctgggcttacaggtgcccgccataaCACCTAgatcatttttgtgctttttgtagagacggggtttcaatatgttggccaggctgtctcaaactcctgtttttaagtgatccgcctgcctcagcctcccagcgtgctgggattacaggtgtgagccactgggcctggcctgagtccctcctttcttcccacaCACCCTCCTCAGGAGCTTCTTCCCAACTTGTGGGCCCTTCcttttatttgaaacagggtctcagtctttcactcagactggagtgccttggcgcgatctcggctcactgcaacctccacctcccaggctcgagcgattctcatacctcagcctcccaagtagctgcgattacaggcacgcaccactaccgcccagccaatgtttgtattttagtagagacaaggtttcaccatattggccaggcttctctctgactcctgacctcaggtgatccacccgcctcatcttCCCATActgttggtattacaggtacgcgccacctcgcccggccctcttccttcttcttagtCAATCCTCTCCCATCTCTTCTTCCTGCAGTCCCCTCACCTGATGGTCCGGGCACTTCATCATCTACCACCTCCAGAGGGAGCACCCCAAGGTGCTAGGCTCGGGGCTCCTCTCCTCAACCTGTGGCTGCGGTTGACATCTAGCCATGATCTCTCCCAAACTCTGTTCCCTCCCACGGAACCTAGTCCCTGTTCTATCCAAAGCCTTCTTCCAGACTCGACTAGGACCCAGAAGAGTGCACTCTGTATTCTCAAGGCTGGGTAGCAGTCGGGAGGGAGTGGAGAACAGCTCTGAGAAGATGCTGTCGTCCACCTGAGCTCCCAAGTGCCAACAAAGTTCAGTCCATCAGGAAGACTGGAATCTCTCATGTCACTGGTTATTCCAAGCTGGCAGCCAGTTTGAAGACAAACATaggaggtgggcatggtggctcatgtctgtaatcccagcactttgggaagccgaggcgagcatgaggtcaggagttcaacctgaactcagctgaggcaggagatcacaccattgcagtccagctgggtgatagggcaagactgcctctaaaaagcaaataaagtcaGCAAGAGACATTAAGTTTCAGAGCGCACAGCTGAAagtgctttctgtgtttttttattttgtctttatttttatttattttttggagacagagtctcactgtgtcacccaggctggaatgcagtggcaccatctcggctcacttgcaacctctgcctccccggttcaagtgattctcctgcctcagcctcctgagtagctgggattacaggcttgcgccaccacacctgtctaattttttatgttgagtagcgacagggtttcaccatgttggtcaggctggtctccaactcctgacctcaggtgatctacccaccttggcctcccaaagtgctgggattacaggcatgagctaccgtgcctggcctttgtttttctgagacagggttttgcactgtcacccaggctggagtgcagtggtgcagtcatagctcactgcagcctccaagtcctgagttcaagcgatgctcttgcctcagcctcccaatgtgctgggatctcaggcatgagccacaacgcctaGCCTGAGACCAGACTTTCTTATCCCAATCACAGACCCTTATCAAGTCTAGCCGAGTCCTCTATGGCCTCCTAAGCGTCCCTCATAAGTGATGCTTCGGAACGTCAAGTCCTCCTGCATGGAGAGCTCACCCACTGCGGGGCATATTTTTCCCATGTGAAAAGTGTAGTTATGGGAAGCTTCTTTTATAAAAGAACAGGATTGGAGGTGCTCTCTGGGGTGTCCTCTTACCAGGCAGCATGTTGAAAGCCTTGTAGTCCTCAGGGAGCACGGGTGACACTGGCTCTTGCTTTAACTCAATCTTGAGCCCAGACAGGGGGTCCATCACCCAGGTCTCCTCAGGcatcttctctgtctcctccttgGGCTCCTCCTTAGATTCGTCCGACCACTCCCTCTTCATGTTCCGGTAAAGGAACTTACTCGGGGTGTCGGGATCTACCCAAGGG
This Callithrix jacchus isolate 240 chromosome 2, calJac240_pri, whole genome shotgun sequence DNA region includes the following protein-coding sequences:
- the LOC118151643 gene encoding putative speedy protein-like protein 3 isoform X1, with protein sequence MEEWGGGEAHGVQQGRSQQPVGLGGWRAVWGFGSGSKVINCRIVNYTVACFLYSIPWVDPDTPSEFLYRNMKREWSDESKEEPKEETDKKPEETWVLDPLSGLKIELKQEPVSPVPPEDYKAFNRLPDSSPPNFLSWQKKRDWSGESEEELKEEIKKERAPEPEETWVLDTLCGLKMKLKRQRVSPVLPKRYEAFNTLLGPSSPWILCRKRKREWSDESEEDPEEETGKERTPEPEETWVLERLQGLKMKIKRRRVSTVLPEHHQAFNRLLEDPVVKKFLAWDTYLLASDKYLLAMVIAYFSRAGLFSWQYERIHFFLALYLANDMEEDNQGPKQAIFYFLYGKDRSQQRLFQKLRFQFFCSMRCRAWVSPEELEEIQAYDPEHWVWARDRANFL